One Marinibacterium anthonyi genomic region harbors:
- the kpsD gene encoding Polysialic acid transport protein KpsD precursor gives MTTLTVRRALTAAILAAGALVSSCGLPQVGPNKKQIFAGSVQRDGDAFVVNVNERVTRATAVAPALGFSHAFKNAGILGSDTIQPGDTLGLTIWENVDDGLLAGDGLNSTNLEEIQVDGTGSIFVPYAGRLKASGNTPERLREIITEKLQDQTPDPQVEVRRLAGDGSTVSLVGSVSAQGIYPIERPTRTLATMLAKAGGITIEAEIAQITVKRGGQIGHVWFQDLYDYPQLDIALRGGDQILVEPDTRAFSVLGATRSQARVQFETKDLSALEAIAQVGGLVSTSSDPTGVFVFRNEPAEIANAVLGRTDLVGAQRVVYVLNLTEPNGMFEARDFVIRDADTLYVTEAPYAQWTKTISLISGSLTPIANVQTIAGG, from the coding sequence GTGACCACCCTAACCGTCCGACGGGCGCTGACGGCTGCCATTCTGGCCGCGGGCGCCCTTGTGTCGTCCTGCGGCCTGCCTCAGGTCGGTCCCAACAAGAAACAGATCTTTGCCGGTTCGGTCCAGCGCGACGGCGACGCCTTTGTCGTCAACGTCAACGAACGCGTCACACGCGCCACCGCCGTGGCCCCCGCGCTTGGCTTTTCGCACGCCTTCAAGAACGCCGGCATCCTTGGGTCGGACACGATCCAGCCCGGCGACACGCTGGGCCTGACCATCTGGGAAAACGTCGATGACGGGCTTCTGGCCGGCGATGGTCTGAACTCCACCAACCTCGAAGAGATCCAGGTCGACGGCACCGGGTCCATCTTCGTGCCCTACGCGGGCCGCCTGAAGGCCTCCGGCAACACGCCCGAACGCCTGCGCGAGATCATCACCGAAAAGCTGCAGGACCAGACGCCCGATCCCCAGGTCGAAGTGCGCCGCCTGGCCGGTGACGGTTCCACCGTGTCGCTGGTGGGATCGGTCAGCGCGCAGGGCATCTATCCGATCGAACGGCCCACCCGGACGCTGGCCACCATGCTGGCCAAGGCGGGCGGCATCACCATCGAAGCCGAAATCGCCCAGATCACCGTCAAGCGCGGCGGCCAGATCGGCCATGTCTGGTTCCAGGATCTCTACGACTACCCCCAGCTCGACATCGCGCTGCGCGGCGGCGACCAGATCCTGGTCGAACCCGACACACGCGCCTTTTCGGTCCTTGGCGCCACCCGGTCCCAGGCCCGCGTGCAGTTCGAAACCAAGGACCTGTCCGCGCTTGAAGCCATCGCGCAGGTCGGCGGCCTGGTGTCGACCTCGTCCGATCCCACCGGCGTCTTCGTGTTCCGCAACGAACCGGCCGAAATCGCCAATGCCGTGCTGGGCCGCACCGACCTGGTCGGCGCCCAGCGGGTCGTCTACGTGCTGAACCTGACCGAACCCAACGGCATGTTCGAAGCCCGCGATTTCGTCATCCGCGACGCCGACACGCTGTACGTGACCGAAGCGCCCTATGCCCAGTGGACCAAGACGATCAGCCTGATTTCCGGTTCGCTGACGCCCATCGCCAACGTCCAGACCATCGCGGGCGGCTAA
- a CDS encoding Capsule polysaccharide biosynthesis protein, which translates to MPQRNQTSRVFLFLQGPHGPFFHRLGKMLRAAGGTVWRVGFNAGDRAFWFDPKSYIPFRGRFDDWPDTFTALIEARGVTDIVLYGDTRPIHARAVDIARARGLTVHVFEEGYMRPYWVTYERGGSNGNSRLIDMSIADMKRALALSDMEAPLPPAHWGDMRHHMFYGALYHWFVMFRNGDYRNFRPHRALSVTREFRLYLRRLLLIPVHATDRRIATWKIRRGGFPYHLALLQLEHDSSFQDHSPFNTMTDFLEKVIEGFVEGAPRHHHLVVKAHPLEDGRVPIRTVVRRLARDHGIEHRVHYVRGGKLAQLLNEARTAVTVNSTAGQQVLWRGIPLKVFGTAVYAKPEFVSVQPLPDFFRAATRPDNRAYKDYRRYLLETSQLPGGYYSTRGRRQLLRHVVDMMLAPEDPYDALMSGTAAPRQQLRVVT; encoded by the coding sequence ATGCCCCAGAGAAACCAGACATCGCGGGTTTTCCTGTTCCTGCAAGGCCCCCACGGGCCCTTCTTCCACCGGTTGGGGAAGATGCTGCGGGCGGCGGGCGGCACGGTCTGGCGCGTGGGGTTCAACGCCGGCGACCGCGCCTTCTGGTTCGATCCGAAATCCTATATCCCGTTTCGCGGCCGCTTCGACGACTGGCCCGACACCTTCACCGCCCTGATCGAGGCGCGCGGCGTCACCGACATCGTGCTGTACGGCGACACGCGGCCCATCCACGCCCGCGCCGTGGACATCGCCAGGGCGCGCGGCCTCACGGTGCATGTCTTCGAGGAAGGCTACATGCGTCCCTACTGGGTGACCTACGAACGCGGCGGATCGAACGGCAATTCCCGGCTGATCGACATGTCCATCGCCGACATGAAACGCGCGCTGGCGTTGTCGGACATGGAAGCCCCCCTGCCCCCGGCGCATTGGGGCGACATGCGCCATCACATGTTCTACGGCGCGCTGTACCATTGGTTCGTGATGTTCCGGAACGGCGATTACCGCAACTTCCGGCCCCACCGGGCGCTGTCGGTGACCCGCGAATTCCGCCTGTACCTGCGCCGCCTTCTGCTGATCCCGGTCCACGCCACCGACCGGCGCATCGCCACCTGGAAGATCCGGCGCGGCGGCTTTCCCTATCACCTGGCGCTGCTGCAGCTGGAACACGACAGTTCGTTCCAGGACCATTCGCCGTTCAACACCATGACCGATTTCCTGGAAAAGGTGATCGAAGGCTTTGTCGAAGGCGCGCCGCGCCACCACCACCTGGTGGTCAAGGCCCATCCGCTTGAGGACGGGCGCGTGCCGATCCGCACCGTGGTCCGCCGCCTGGCCCGCGACCACGGCATCGAACACCGCGTGCATTACGTGCGCGGCGGCAAGCTGGCGCAATTGCTGAACGAAGCCCGCACCGCCGTCACCGTCAATTCCACCGCCGGCCAGCAGGTGCTGTGGCGCGGCATTCCGCTGAAGGTCTTCGGCACGGCGGTCTATGCCAAGCCGGAATTCGTCTCGGTCCAGCCGCTGCCGGACTTCTTTCGCGCCGCCACCCGGCCCGACAACCGCGCCTACAAGGATTACCGCCGCTACCTGCTTGAAACCTCGCAGCTTCCCGGCGGCTATTATTCCACCCGTGGCCGCCGCCAGTTGCTGCGCCACGTGGTCGACATGATGCTGGCGCCCGAAGATCCCTATGATGCGCTGATGTCGGGAACAGCGGCCCCTCGGCAACAGTTGCGCGTGGTGACCTGA